In the genome of Phlebotomus papatasi isolate M1 chromosome 2, Ppap_2.1, whole genome shotgun sequence, one region contains:
- the LOC129803531 gene encoding uncharacterized protein LOC129803531: MSALLGSIEAFLPGMNFAHYKSRMDHLMAANDIVEESKKKSVAITLMGPICYGKLVSLLSPAKPESKTYKDIMLVLQEHYSETNNVISERCQFNMRFRREAESVEDYIIELKHMSEECNFGEFLDEALRDRLVSGINDQQIQSKLFLVQDLTWEKAKNMCIAEFRSRRNVKSMESAVSGLNKVEKKPETTVQRVQKKSTPRGKGKKHRSQSSSGQGNDRDFSCGRCGLSHGKNECRATSSTCRLCGKKGHWAAMCRTKSQISTSGNQHGLQVEWQGYNL; this comes from the exons ATGTCAGCGTTACTTGGctcaatagaagcatttttgCCAGGTATGAATTTCGCGCATTACAAAAGTCGCATGGATCACCTCATGGCGGCAAATGACATCGTGGAGGAAAGCAAGAAAAAGTCGGTAGCGATAACTCTCATGGGACCAATCTGCTATGGAAAATTGGTTTCCCTATTATCGCCAGCAAAGCCTGAATCGAAGACTTACAAGGATATTATGTTAGTGCTACAAGAACACTACAGTGAAACCAACAACGTGATATCCGAGCGCTGCCAATTTAACATGCGGTTCCGGCGTGAGGCAGAGTCTGTGGAAGATTACATCATCGAGCTGAAGCACATGTCCGAAGAATGcaattttggtgaatttttggaTGAAGCACTCCGTGATAGACTCGTGAGTGGAATCAACGACCAGCAAATTCAATCCAAATTATTCCTGGTTCAGGATTTGACCTGGGAAAAGGCAAAAAACATGTGCATTGCTGAATTTCGCTCGAGACGTAATGTGAAGTCAATGGAGTCTGCAGTGTCTGGACTGAACAAAGTGGAGAAAAAACCGGAAACAACGGTACAACGAGTACAAAAGAAGAGCACACCACGAGGCAAAGGGAAAAAGCATCGCTCTCAAAGCAGTAGTGGCCAAGGCAATGATAGAGATTTTTCGTGTGGACGTTGTGGCTTGTCTCATGGCAAGAATGAATGCAGAGCTACCAGCAGCACGTGCCGTCTATGCGGGAAGAAAGGCCACTGGGCTGCAATGTGCCGTACCAAAAGTCAGATAAGTACTTCCGGGAATCAGCATGGTCTTCAG GTTGAATGGCAAGGATATAACCTTTGA